A single Crateriforma conspicua DNA region contains:
- a CDS encoding HzsA-related protein yields MTAETCPSATPNFDRQCDNLRSAVEHLQTTYGHDYPRGDAFLKRLDELRRKAESDPDAARSDLVRLRREALLDHPRLTGDLLMVRRRAENPIHGIAVPAPHETMAGYDRTGYDNDVVRISLDDIAADRAQPPMDRFFRPDDGGFIGDLRLHYDADRLLVTRSDAVNWKLWEISIDDQSMRPITTAPDDVDCFDGCYLPDGRIIFSSTASYQSVPCHHGQMPTGNLYRCNADGSDMRQLCFDQDIDANPVVLPSGQVMYSRWDYVGINHIFLRELMVMNPDGTGQRAIYGSNSYFPNSLFFSQPLPGSDHGLVSIVSGYHGAPRMGWLVTLDPSKGWRNADGIIHRISGQGTPVLPVIRDTAIDPDWPKFLHPQPISDKFFLVSMLRDRRGKWEIYLADVFDNVVRIAKDDQYHLLEPTPVQKRATPPVIADRTDPQATRATVYLHDVHAGPGLDGVPRGTVQRLRVLSYHFGYRQLAGPDKIGYGGPWDSMQIEGTVDVESDGSAMFEVPANTPLAVQPLDEKGRAVQLMRSWFTAMPGEVVSCVGCHEKPLESAASQFTLAATKPPQSIRDWYGPPRGFDFQREVQPVLDHHCAGCHDGQSATPDLRTEDAHDDLATWPIGYVSRLHPDMHRDTGGRMTYTPAYDALVHYIRRVGIEDSVEMLTPGEYHAETSPLIQMLRRGHHGVKLDTEAWDRLVTWIDLNGPCHGTWSDVYPVPDDAKSRRRDLQLRYGGPARDPEHVPPTPPYVPLAKGDTGQRTGDDGTTSKPSRTSPAGGAASSVGQRSISMPDGSSLTLVKIQPAGSTTAYWMASTEITNAQYQAFDPDHRSRFYAHRLDRPDGPGVWMGEDSQPVVRVSRDEAMAFCRWLSTQTSLEVRLPTDRQWTLATGDAAEAKFWFGDQSDDFAPYENLADASFGRGVMSALKVHPPDVTQWSGGVPHLVLEGGKRSAVRFNDGAVVTAAVGSFQANPLGMHDMHGNVAEWLLPDSASQDDNAVAAGGSFFDPPSDATAAMRRTYARWQKIFNVGFRIVVTFP; encoded by the coding sequence ATGACGGCCGAAACGTGTCCGTCGGCGACACCAAACTTTGATCGTCAGTGCGACAACCTACGTTCGGCGGTCGAACATCTGCAGACGACCTACGGTCACGACTATCCACGTGGCGACGCGTTTCTGAAACGCTTGGATGAACTTCGACGCAAAGCGGAATCCGACCCGGACGCGGCGCGATCCGACTTGGTCCGTTTACGACGCGAAGCGTTGCTGGATCATCCGCGGCTGACCGGTGATTTGCTGATGGTGCGTCGCCGGGCCGAAAACCCGATTCACGGGATCGCCGTGCCCGCGCCGCACGAAACCATGGCGGGGTACGATCGGACCGGTTACGACAACGACGTCGTGCGGATCAGCCTGGACGACATCGCCGCTGATCGGGCACAGCCGCCGATGGACAGGTTCTTTCGCCCGGACGATGGCGGCTTCATCGGCGATTTACGACTGCACTATGACGCCGATCGTTTGTTGGTCACTCGATCCGATGCGGTCAACTGGAAGTTGTGGGAAATCAGCATCGACGATCAATCGATGCGACCGATCACCACCGCACCGGATGATGTCGATTGCTTTGACGGTTGCTATCTGCCTGACGGTCGGATCATCTTTTCCAGCACCGCGTCCTACCAATCGGTGCCCTGTCACCATGGCCAGATGCCGACGGGAAATCTTTACCGCTGCAACGCCGACGGCAGCGACATGCGACAACTGTGTTTCGATCAAGACATCGACGCCAATCCGGTCGTCTTGCCCAGCGGTCAAGTCATGTACAGTCGCTGGGATTACGTCGGCATCAACCACATCTTTCTGCGTGAATTGATGGTGATGAACCCGGACGGGACCGGCCAACGCGCGATCTACGGCAGCAATTCCTACTTTCCCAACTCGCTGTTCTTCAGCCAACCGTTGCCCGGCAGCGACCACGGATTGGTCAGCATCGTGTCGGGATATCACGGTGCGCCACGCATGGGATGGCTGGTTACGCTGGATCCATCCAAAGGTTGGCGAAACGCCGACGGAATCATTCATCGGATCAGTGGCCAGGGCACACCGGTCTTGCCCGTGATTCGCGACACTGCGATCGATCCCGACTGGCCCAAGTTTCTGCATCCACAGCCGATTAGCGACAAGTTTTTCTTGGTCAGCATGCTGCGTGACCGCCGCGGCAAGTGGGAAATCTATCTGGCCGATGTCTTCGACAACGTCGTACGCATCGCCAAAGATGACCAGTATCATCTGTTGGAACCGACTCCGGTGCAAAAACGTGCAACACCGCCGGTGATCGCCGATCGTACCGATCCCCAGGCCACCCGTGCGACGGTCTATTTGCACGATGTGCACGCCGGGCCGGGCCTGGACGGTGTGCCGCGAGGAACCGTCCAGCGTCTCCGAGTGCTTTCGTACCATTTTGGGTATCGCCAGTTGGCCGGACCAGACAAAATTGGTTACGGCGGACCTTGGGACAGCATGCAGATCGAAGGCACGGTGGACGTCGAATCGGATGGTTCGGCCATGTTCGAAGTTCCAGCCAACACACCGCTGGCGGTCCAGCCGCTGGACGAAAAAGGCCGTGCGGTCCAGTTGATGCGCAGCTGGTTCACCGCGATGCCCGGCGAAGTCGTGTCTTGTGTCGGATGTCATGAAAAGCCGTTGGAGTCGGCCGCCTCGCAGTTCACCTTGGCGGCAACCAAACCACCGCAATCAATTCGTGACTGGTACGGGCCGCCCCGCGGATTTGATTTTCAACGTGAAGTTCAACCCGTGTTGGACCACCACTGCGCCGGATGCCATGACGGACAGTCCGCGACACCCGATCTTCGGACCGAAGACGCACATGACGACCTCGCGACTTGGCCGATCGGGTATGTCAGTCGTCTGCATCCAGACATGCATCGCGACACCGGGGGCCGAATGACGTACACGCCGGCCTACGATGCACTGGTGCACTACATCCGGCGGGTCGGTATCGAAGATTCCGTGGAAATGTTGACCCCCGGCGAATACCACGCCGAAACCAGCCCACTGATCCAAATGCTTCGTCGTGGCCATCATGGTGTCAAGCTGGATACCGAGGCCTGGGATCGTTTGGTCACATGGATTGATTTGAACGGCCCCTGCCATGGAACTTGGTCCGACGTCTATCCGGTTCCCGATGACGCGAAATCACGCCGTCGCGACCTGCAATTGCGATATGGCGGCCCGGCACGTGATCCGGAACACGTGCCGCCAACCCCGCCCTACGTTCCATTGGCGAAGGGGGATACAGGTCAACGCACCGGAGATGACGGGACCACGAGCAAGCCATCCAGAACATCGCCCGCCGGCGGGGCGGCATCGTCGGTCGGTCAGCGATCGATTTCGATGCCGGACGGATCCTCGCTAACGCTGGTGAAGATCCAGCCGGCGGGTTCGACCACGGCCTATTGGATGGCGTCGACGGAAATCACCAACGCACAGTATCAAGCGTTTGATCCCGATCATCGGTCCAGGTTCTACGCGCATCGATTGGATCGCCCGGATGGTCCTGGGGTTTGGATGGGCGAAGATTCACAACCGGTTGTCCGAGTTAGCCGCGATGAAGCGATGGCGTTTTGTCGTTGGCTTTCGACACAGACGTCGCTAGAGGTTCGTCTGCCAACCGATCGCCAATGGACGCTGGCAACGGGGGACGCCGCAGAGGCAAAGTTCTGGTTCGGCGACCAGTCCGATGACTTTGCCCCGTACGAAAACTTGGCGGATGCCTCATTCGGTCGCGGAGTCATGTCGGCGTTGAAAGTTCACCCACCCGACGTGACGCAGTGGTCCGGGGGCGTTCCGCACTTGGTCTTGGAAGGCGGCAAGCGATCGGCAGTTCGCTTCAACGACGGCGCTGTCGTGACGGCCGCGGTGGGCAGTTTTCAAGCCAATCCGCTGGGGATGCACGACATGCACGGCAACGTGGCGGAGTGGTTGTTGCCGGATTCGGCTTCACAGGATGACAACGCGGTGGCGGCTGGAGGTTCCTTTTTCGATCCTCCATCGGATGCCACCGCCGCGATGAGACGAACCTATGCCAGGTGGCAAAAGATTTTCAACGTGGGTTTCCGTATCGTGGTGACGTTTCCGTAG
- the guaB gene encoding IMP dehydrogenase produces the protein MLEDKIGVQGVTFDDVLLVPRYSEVVPAEVDVSTRLTDRIALQIPMVSSPMDTVTESGMAIALAKEGGIGVIHKNLSVAGQTGEVLKVKRSANGIIVDPVTMGPGEQVGKAAETMDKANVSGIPIVHDDGTLAGILTRRDLRFLEDPSLPVSEVMTHENLVTAVGNVTLEEAERILTAKRVEKLLLIDEERKLTGLITIRDIDMMKRFPRACKDPQGRLRVGAAIGVGDLDRAASLIGVGVDFLVVDSAHGHSRNVIETVREIKQQTNWDIDVVAGNVATADGTRDLIEAGADAVKVGIGPGSICTTRVISGVGVPQVTAIMDAVGVAEQHNIPVIADGGIRFSGDVTKAIAAGASTVMIGSLFAGLAESPGKTILYQGRTFKEYRGMGSMGAMVKGSSDRYRQKGTEAGKLVPEGVEGRVPFKGPLSDYVYQLVGGLRAGMGYVGTRTIEELRRDARFTRVSAATVRENHPHDIAITQEAPNYSPDVHSDQK, from the coding sequence ATGCTGGAAGACAAAATCGGCGTCCAGGGCGTCACCTTTGATGACGTCTTGCTGGTCCCCCGCTACAGCGAAGTCGTTCCCGCCGAAGTCGATGTCAGCACGCGGCTGACGGACCGCATCGCGCTGCAAATCCCGATGGTGTCATCCCCCATGGACACCGTGACCGAATCGGGCATGGCGATCGCCCTGGCCAAAGAAGGCGGCATCGGGGTGATCCACAAAAATCTCAGCGTCGCCGGCCAGACCGGCGAAGTGCTGAAGGTCAAGCGTTCGGCCAACGGGATCATCGTCGATCCGGTCACGATGGGACCGGGCGAACAGGTCGGCAAAGCCGCCGAAACGATGGACAAGGCGAATGTCTCGGGCATCCCGATCGTCCACGACGACGGCACCTTGGCCGGGATTCTGACCCGCCGTGATTTGCGTTTCCTAGAAGACCCATCTCTCCCAGTCAGCGAAGTCATGACCCATGAGAATTTGGTGACGGCTGTAGGGAATGTAACGCTTGAGGAAGCTGAGCGAATTTTAACGGCAAAAAGGGTCGAGAAACTTCTGCTGATTGACGAAGAAAGGAAACTAACGGGACTGATTACGATCCGCGACATCGACATGATGAAGCGATTCCCGCGGGCTTGCAAAGATCCGCAGGGTCGACTTCGCGTCGGAGCCGCCATCGGAGTGGGGGACCTGGATCGGGCCGCAAGCCTGATCGGAGTGGGCGTCGACTTTTTGGTCGTCGATTCCGCTCACGGGCATAGCCGAAACGTGATCGAGACCGTTCGCGAAATCAAACAACAAACCAATTGGGATATCGACGTGGTCGCCGGAAACGTGGCCACCGCCGATGGGACTCGCGATCTGATCGAAGCGGGTGCGGATGCCGTCAAAGTGGGCATCGGGCCGGGTTCGATCTGTACGACGCGGGTGATCAGCGGCGTCGGTGTCCCCCAGGTGACGGCGATCATGGATGCGGTCGGCGTTGCGGAACAACACAACATTCCTGTCATCGCCGACGGAGGAATCCGTTTCAGCGGTGATGTGACCAAAGCGATCGCCGCGGGCGCAAGCACGGTCATGATCGGCAGCCTGTTTGCCGGTCTGGCCGAAAGTCCCGGCAAAACCATCCTTTACCAAGGCCGTACCTTCAAGGAGTACCGCGGCATGGGATCGATGGGGGCGATGGTCAAGGGAAGTAGCGATCGGTATCGCCAAAAAGGCACCGAGGCGGGCAAGTTGGTCCCCGAAGGTGTCGAAGGACGCGTGCCGTTCAAAGGACCGCTCAGCGATTACGTCTACCAATTGGTGGGCGGACTTCGTGCCGGCATGGGATATGTCGGAACCAGGACGATCGAGGAACTGCGACGGGACGCACGCTTCACGCGGGTGTCCGCAGCGACGGTGAGGGAGAACCACCCGCATGACATTGCCATCACGCAAGAAGCGCCCAACTACAGCCCCGACGTTCACTCGGACCAAAAGTAG